A region of Trypanosoma brucei brucei TREU927 chromosome 1, complete sequence DNA encodes the following proteins:
- a CDS encoding hypothetical protein, unlikely (unlikely gene predicted by glimmer) yields MHALALLVVLLSSLEKNADQDDQCRVDFFTPLAEITQNRLVTAVPYTTVWTVDATHNGADVEVLIPPLQSCQKDCSSPSVSKHFL; encoded by the coding sequence ATGCATGCTTTAGCTCTGCTTGTGGTGTTGCTGTCATCTTTGGAAAAAAATGCAGATCAAGACGACCAGTGCCGTGTGGATTTCTTTACTCCTCTCGCtgaaataacacaaaatcGCCTTGTGACCGCTGTCCCGTACACAACTGTTTGGACGGTGGACGCCACCCATAATGGTGCTGATGTTGAGGTGCTCATCCCACCACTGCAGTCCTGTCAGAAGGATTGTTCATCACCATCTGTTTCTAAACATTTTTTATAA